In a single window of the Pseudomonas sp. B21-015 genome:
- a CDS encoding SelT/SelW/SelH family protein encodes MTTRKPEIVITYCTQCQWLLRAAWLAQELLSTFGDDLGKVSLVPGTGGIFHIFCDDVQLWERKADGGFPEAKVLKQRVRDQIDPDRDLGHNDRTQ; translated from the coding sequence ATGACCACACGTAAACCGGAAATCGTCATCACCTACTGCACGCAATGCCAATGGTTGCTGCGCGCCGCCTGGCTGGCCCAGGAGTTGCTCAGCACCTTCGGTGACGACCTGGGCAAAGTGTCCCTGGTGCCTGGCACTGGCGGGATTTTTCACATTTTCTGTGACGATGTGCAGCTCTGGGAGCGCAAGGCCGACGGCGGCTTCCCCGAGGCCAAGGTGCTCAAGCAGCGGGTCCGCGATCAGATCGATCCGGACCGCGACCTGGGCCACAACGACCGCACTCAGTGA
- a CDS encoding DMT family transporter, producing MTPRTALGALHIGALMFGLTGVFGKLAAASPAIIVFGRAAFAVLALAFFARFASNTRWQTLDAVDWRRLLLSGLLLTGHWVSFFMAVKVAGVAIATLGFASFPAFTVILEGLIFRERIRANEILLVVLVSVGLVLVTPDFDLASGATTGLLWAVTSGLLFALLSLTNRASSGRIPPVQAALCQNVVVAICLLPVAVPQLSEVRAIDWLWIGLLGVFCTGVAHSLFVASLAVIKARTASVVFALEPVYGITLAWLLFDENPTLRMLIGGALIIVAIVVSSRLSGSSSKNAVAAQAPSH from the coding sequence ATGACTCCCCGTACCGCCCTTGGCGCTCTGCATATCGGTGCACTGATGTTCGGCCTGACCGGCGTGTTCGGCAAACTCGCCGCCGCCTCACCCGCAATCATCGTGTTCGGTCGTGCCGCGTTCGCCGTCCTCGCCCTGGCATTTTTCGCCCGGTTCGCCAGTAATACCCGTTGGCAGACACTCGACGCCGTGGACTGGCGCCGCCTGTTGCTCAGCGGCTTGCTGCTGACCGGGCACTGGGTGAGTTTCTTCATGGCGGTGAAGGTGGCCGGGGTGGCGATCGCGACCCTGGGCTTTGCCAGTTTCCCGGCGTTTACCGTGATCCTCGAAGGGCTGATTTTCCGTGAGCGCATCCGCGCCAATGAAATCCTGCTGGTGGTGCTGGTCAGCGTCGGACTGGTGCTGGTCACGCCGGACTTCGATCTGGCCAGCGGGGCCACCACCGGCCTGCTGTGGGCGGTGACTTCCGGCTTGCTGTTCGCCCTGTTGTCCCTGACCAACCGCGCCAGCTCCGGACGAATCCCGCCGGTGCAGGCCGCGCTGTGTCAAAACGTGGTGGTTGCGATCTGTCTGCTGCCAGTGGCGGTGCCACAGTTGAGCGAAGTACGCGCCATCGACTGGCTGTGGATCGGCCTGCTCGGGGTGTTCTGCACCGGCGTGGCCCACAGCCTGTTCGTCGCCAGCCTGGCGGTGATCAAGGCCCGGACCGCGTCAGTGGTGTTTGCGCTGGAGCCGGTTTACGGCATCACCCTGGCCTGGCTGTTGTTCGATGAAAACCCGACCCTGCGCATGCTGATCGGCGGCGCGTTGATCATCGTGGCCATCGTGGTTTCCAGCAGGCTCTCCGGCAGCTCAAGCAAGAACGCCGTGGCGGCGCAAGCCCCGTCTCACTGA